One region of Zootoca vivipara chromosome 7, rZooViv1.1, whole genome shotgun sequence genomic DNA includes:
- the SLC35C2 gene encoding solute carrier family 35 member C2 isoform X1, with product MKEPEGRFASGPLSGRGLLPGAPQGAVTGRRRQEELVFAAGGGRGRSGLGVYGGPTGKGGACRRKRQSGGRGGAWRGGMRLPGGSGGGAGSAALVVALVLLYYAFSIGITFYNKWIMKSFGFPLFMTLLHLLVIFTLSGLTRRCARRPARPLLPWAAYLRQVGPAALSTALDVGLSNWSFLYITVSLYTMTKSSAVLFILFFSLVFKLEEPRAALVLVVLLIAGGLFLFTYKATQFDMEGFAMVLGASFLGGIRWTLTQILLQKDELGLQNPIDTMFHLQPAMFLGLFPLFAAFEGLPLSASEKLFRFHEVDLLLGLLGKLALGGLLAFGLGFSEFLLVSKTSSLALSVSGIFKEVCTLLLATHLMGDHLSLLNWLGFVVCLLGLSLHVALKALNATGQKGARRPKESCSSPDLELLLLHHQEEEDPAGFPQR from the exons ATGAAGGAACCCGAGGGGCGCTTCGCCTCCGGGCCACTCTCGGGGCGGGGGCTCCTCCCCGGGGCTCCCCAGGGTGCAGTGACGGGCAGGCGCCGCCAGGAGGAGCTCGTCTTCGCCGCCGGAGGAGGAAGGGGCCGCTCTGGCCTGGGAGTCTATGGCGGCCCGACGGGAAAGGGCGGGGCCTGTCGCCGGAAGCGGCAGTCGGGAGGGCGAGGCGGCGCGTGGCGCGGCGGGATGCGGCTCCCGGGGGGCTCGGGGGGCGGCGCGGGGTCCGCGGCGCTGGTGGTGGCGCTGGTGCTGCTTTACTACGCCTTCTCCATCGGCATCACCTTCTACAACAAGTGGATCATGAAG AGCTTCGGCTTCCCGCTCTTCATGACGCTGCTGCACCTGCTGGTCATCTTCACGCTCTCGGGCCTGACGCGCCGTTGCGCCCGGAGACCCGCCCGGCCGCTGCTGCCCTGGGCCGCCTACCTGCGCCAGGTGGGCCCCGCAG CTCTGTCCACGGCCCTGGATGTGGGTCTCAGCAACTGGAGCTTCCTGTACATCACCGTCTCGCT CTACACCATGACCAAGTCCTCGGCCGTCCTCTTCATCTTGTTCTTCTCTCTGGTCTTCAAGCTGGAGGAGCCG agggcggcGCTGGTGCTGGTTGTGCTGCTGATTGCGGGGGGGCTCTTCCTCTTCACCTACAAGGCGACGCAGTTTGACATGGAGGGCTTTGCCATGGTGCTGGGCGCCTCCTTCCTGGGCGGAATCCGCTGGACGCTGACACAGATACTTCTGCAGAAGGACGAGCTGG GACTCCAGAACCCCATAGACACCATGTTCCACCTGCAGCCAGCCATGTTCCTGGGCCTCTTCCCCCTCTTCGCTGCCTTTGAGG gcctGCCCTTGTCTGCGTCAGAGAAGCTCTTCCGTTTCCACGAGGTGGACCTTCTGCTGGGCCTCTTGGGCAAGCTGGCCCTGGGAGGGCTGCTGGCCTTTGGGCTGGGCTTCTCGGAGTTCCTCCTGGTGTCAAAAACCTCCAGCCTCGCCTTGTCCGTCTCTGGGATTTTCAAG GAGGTTTGCACTCTTCTGCTGGCCACGCACCTCATGGGAGACCACTTGAGCCTCTTGAACTGGCTGGGCTTCGTCGTCTGCCTCCTGGGGCTCTCCCTCCATGTTGCGCTGAAGGCTCTCAATGCCACAG GGCAAAAGGGCGCCAGGCGGCCCAAGGAGTCTTGCTCCAGCCCGGACTTGGAGTTGCTGCTGCTCCATCACCAGGAGGAAGAGGACCCTGCGGGATTCCCCCAGCGCTGA
- the SLC35C2 gene encoding solute carrier family 35 member C2 isoform X2 — protein sequence MKEPEGRFASGPLSGRGLLPGAPQGAVTGRRRQEELVFAAGGGRGRSGLGVYGGPTGKGGACRRKRQSGGRGGAWRGGMRLPGGSGGGAGSAALVVALVLLYYAFSIGITFYNKWIMKSFGFPLFMTLLHLLVIFTLSGLTRRCARRPARPLLPWAAYLRQVGPAALSTALDVGLSNWSFLYITVSLYTMTKSSAVLFILFFSLVFKLEEPATQFDMEGFAMVLGASFLGGIRWTLTQILLQKDELGLQNPIDTMFHLQPAMFLGLFPLFAAFEGLPLSASEKLFRFHEVDLLLGLLGKLALGGLLAFGLGFSEFLLVSKTSSLALSVSGIFKEVCTLLLATHLMGDHLSLLNWLGFVVCLLGLSLHVALKALNATGQKGARRPKESCSSPDLELLLLHHQEEEDPAGFPQR from the exons ATGAAGGAACCCGAGGGGCGCTTCGCCTCCGGGCCACTCTCGGGGCGGGGGCTCCTCCCCGGGGCTCCCCAGGGTGCAGTGACGGGCAGGCGCCGCCAGGAGGAGCTCGTCTTCGCCGCCGGAGGAGGAAGGGGCCGCTCTGGCCTGGGAGTCTATGGCGGCCCGACGGGAAAGGGCGGGGCCTGTCGCCGGAAGCGGCAGTCGGGAGGGCGAGGCGGCGCGTGGCGCGGCGGGATGCGGCTCCCGGGGGGCTCGGGGGGCGGCGCGGGGTCCGCGGCGCTGGTGGTGGCGCTGGTGCTGCTTTACTACGCCTTCTCCATCGGCATCACCTTCTACAACAAGTGGATCATGAAG AGCTTCGGCTTCCCGCTCTTCATGACGCTGCTGCACCTGCTGGTCATCTTCACGCTCTCGGGCCTGACGCGCCGTTGCGCCCGGAGACCCGCCCGGCCGCTGCTGCCCTGGGCCGCCTACCTGCGCCAGGTGGGCCCCGCAG CTCTGTCCACGGCCCTGGATGTGGGTCTCAGCAACTGGAGCTTCCTGTACATCACCGTCTCGCT CTACACCATGACCAAGTCCTCGGCCGTCCTCTTCATCTTGTTCTTCTCTCTGGTCTTCAAGCTGGAGGAGCCG GCGACGCAGTTTGACATGGAGGGCTTTGCCATGGTGCTGGGCGCCTCCTTCCTGGGCGGAATCCGCTGGACGCTGACACAGATACTTCTGCAGAAGGACGAGCTGG GACTCCAGAACCCCATAGACACCATGTTCCACCTGCAGCCAGCCATGTTCCTGGGCCTCTTCCCCCTCTTCGCTGCCTTTGAGG gcctGCCCTTGTCTGCGTCAGAGAAGCTCTTCCGTTTCCACGAGGTGGACCTTCTGCTGGGCCTCTTGGGCAAGCTGGCCCTGGGAGGGCTGCTGGCCTTTGGGCTGGGCTTCTCGGAGTTCCTCCTGGTGTCAAAAACCTCCAGCCTCGCCTTGTCCGTCTCTGGGATTTTCAAG GAGGTTTGCACTCTTCTGCTGGCCACGCACCTCATGGGAGACCACTTGAGCCTCTTGAACTGGCTGGGCTTCGTCGTCTGCCTCCTGGGGCTCTCCCTCCATGTTGCGCTGAAGGCTCTCAATGCCACAG GGCAAAAGGGCGCCAGGCGGCCCAAGGAGTCTTGCTCCAGCCCGGACTTGGAGTTGCTGCTGCTCCATCACCAGGAGGAAGAGGACCCTGCGGGATTCCCCCAGCGCTGA
- the ELMO2 gene encoding engulfment and cell motility protein 2 isoform X2, producing MPPPSDIVKVAVEWPGANAQLLEIDQKRPLASIIKEVCDGWSLPNAEYYTLRYADGAQLYITEQTRCDIKNGTILQLAVSPSRAARQLMDRTQSHSMEARLEAMKELAKLSADVTFATEFINMDGISVLTRLVESGTKLLSHYSEMLAFTLTAFLELMDHGIISWDMVSISFVKQIAGYVSRPTVDVSILQRSLAILESMVLNSQSLYQKIAEEITVGQLIAHLQVSNQEIQTYAIALINALFLKAPEDKRQEMANAFAQKHLRSIILAHVIRGNRPIKTEMAHQLYVLQVLTFNLLEERMMTKMDPSDQAQRDIIFELRRIAFDAESESNSLPGGGTEKRRAMYTKDYKMLGFMNHINPALDFTQTPPGMLALDNMLYLAKCHQDTYIRIVLENSSREDKHECPFGRSAIELTKMLCEILQVGELPNEGRNDYHPMFFTHDRAFEELFAICIQLLNKTWKEMRATAEDFNKVMQVVREQIMRALPSKPNSLDQFKSKLRSLSYSEILRLRQSERMSQDDFHSPPIMELREKIQPEILELIKQQRLNRLCEGSSFRKIGNRRRQERFWFCRLALNHKVLHYGDLEDNTQGEVTFEALQEKIPVADIKAVVTGKDCPHMKEKGALKQNKEALELAFSILYDPDETLNFIAPNKYEYCIWIDGLNALLGKEMGSDLTKSDLDTLLSMEMKLRLLDLENIPIPEVPPPVPKEPSSYDFVYHYG from the exons ATGCCACCCCCGTCGGACATTGTCAAGGTGGCTGTGGAGTGGCCGGGGGCTAACGCTCAGCTGCTGGAGATTGACCAG AAGCGGCCTCTGGCGTCCATCATCAAGGAGGTCTGTGACGG GTGGTCGCTGCCCAACGCAGAGTACTACACGCTGCGCTACGCAGATGGGGCCCAGCTGTACATCACGGAGCAG ACCCGCTGTGACATCAAGAACGGGACCATCCTGCAGCTGGCTGTTTCTCCA TCCAGGGCTGCCCGCCAGCTGATGGACCGGACGCAGTCGCACAGCATGGAGGCTCGGCTGGAGGCCATGAAGGAGCTGGCTAAGCTCTCTGCAGATGTGACCTTTGCCACTGAGTTCATCAACATGGATGGCATCTCGGTGCTCACCCGCCTCGTGGAGAGCGGCACCAAGCTCCTCTCCCA CTACAGTGAGATGCTGGCATTCACCCTGACAGCCTTCCTGGAGCTCATGGACCACGGCATCATCTCCTGGGACATGGTGTCCATCAGTTTCGTCAAGCAG atcgCGGGCTACGTGAGCCGGCCAACGGTGGATGTCTCCATCCTGCAGCGCTCCTTGGCCATCCTGGAGAGCATGGTGCTCAACAGCCAGAGCCTCTACCAGAAGATTGCCGAGGAGATCACTGTGGGGCAGCTCATTGCCCACCTGCAAGT CTCAAACCAGGAGATCCAGACGTATGCCATCGCCTTGATCAACGCCCTCTTTCTGAAGGCCCCGGAGGACAAGAGGCAG GAAATGGCCAACGcctttgctcagaagcacctgcGCTCCATCATCTTGGCA caCGTCATTCGGGGCAACCGCCCCATCAAGACGGAGATGGCCCATCAGTTGTACGTGCTGCAGGTCCTGACCTTCAACCTCCTGGAGGAGAGAATGATGACCAAAATGGACCCCAGTGACCAG GCACAGAGGGACATCATCTTTGAGCTGCGCAGGATCGCCTTTGACGCCGAGTCGGAGAGCAACAGCCTCCCTGGGGGCGGGACAGAGAAGAGGAGAGCCATGTACACCAAGGACTACAAGATGCTGGGCTTCATG AACCACATCAACCCTGCCCTGGACTTCACCCAGACCCCGCCGGGGATGCTGGCCTTGGACAACATGCTCTACCTGGCCAAGTGCCACCAGGACACCTACATCCGG ATTGTCCTGGAGAACAGCAGCCGGGAGGATAAGCACGAGTGTCCCTTTGGGCGCAGCGCCATTGAGCTCACCAAGATGCTGTGCGAGATCCTGCAGGTCGGGGAGCTGC cCAATGAAGGCCGCAATGACTACCACCCCATGTTTTTCACCCACGACCGCGCCTTCGAGGAGCTCTTTGCCATCTGCATCCAGCTGCTCAACAAGACCTGGAAGGAGATGCGGGCCACGGCGGAGGACTTCAACAAG GTGATGCAGGTGGTGCGGGAGCAGATCATGCGGGCGCTGCCCTCCAAGCCCAACTCCCTGGACCAGTTCAAGAGCAAACTGCGCAGCCTCAGCTACTCGGAAATCCTGCGCCTGCGCCAGTCGGAGCGCATGAGCCAGGACGACTTCCACTCCCCGCCCATCAT GGAGCTGCGGGAGAAGATCCAGCCGGAGATCCTGGAGCTCATCAAGCAGCAGCGCCTGAACCGCCTCTGCGAGGGGAGCAGCTTCCGCAAGATTGGGAACCGGCGGAGGCAAG AGCGGTTCTGGTTCTGCCGCCTGGCTCTGAACCACAAAGTGCTTCACTACGGGGACCTGGAGGACAACACCCAGGGGGAGGTCACATTTGAGGCTCTGCAGGAGAAGA TACCCGTTGCAGACATCAAGGCCGTCGTCACTGGGAAGGACTGTCCACACATGAAGGAGAAGGGGGCTCTGAAGCAGAACAAG GAGGCTCTGGAGTTGGCCTTTTCCATCCTGTACGATCCGGATGAGACCCTGAACTTCATAGCCCCCAACAAATATGAG TACTGCATCTGGATCGATGGCCTCAACGCCCTCCTGGGGAAGGAGATGGGCAGCGACCTGACCAAGAGCGACCTGGACACGCTGCTCAGCATGGAGATGAAGCTGCGGCTGCTGGACCTGGAGAACATCCCCATCCCCGAGGTGCCCCCACCCGTCCCCAAGGAGCCCAGCAGCTACGACTTCGTCTACCACTACGGATGA
- the ELMO2 gene encoding engulfment and cell motility protein 2 isoform X1, with protein sequence MPPPSDIVKVAVEWPGANAQLLEIDQKRPLASIIKEVCDGWSLPNAEYYTLRYADGAQLYITEQTRCDIKNGTILQLAVSPSRAARQLMDRTQSHSMEARLEAMKELAKLSADVTFATEFINMDGISVLTRLVESGTKLLSHYSEMLAFTLTAFLELMDHGIISWDMVSISFVKQIAGYVSRPTVDVSILQRSLAILESMVLNSQSLYQKIAEEITVGQLIAHLQVSNQEIQTYAIALINALFLKAPEDKRQEKLLNPLDLPCTEMANAFAQKHLRSIILAHVIRGNRPIKTEMAHQLYVLQVLTFNLLEERMMTKMDPSDQAQRDIIFELRRIAFDAESESNSLPGGGTEKRRAMYTKDYKMLGFMNHINPALDFTQTPPGMLALDNMLYLAKCHQDTYIRIVLENSSREDKHECPFGRSAIELTKMLCEILQVGELPNEGRNDYHPMFFTHDRAFEELFAICIQLLNKTWKEMRATAEDFNKVMQVVREQIMRALPSKPNSLDQFKSKLRSLSYSEILRLRQSERMSQDDFHSPPIMELREKIQPEILELIKQQRLNRLCEGSSFRKIGNRRRQERFWFCRLALNHKVLHYGDLEDNTQGEVTFEALQEKIPVADIKAVVTGKDCPHMKEKGALKQNKEALELAFSILYDPDETLNFIAPNKYEYCIWIDGLNALLGKEMGSDLTKSDLDTLLSMEMKLRLLDLENIPIPEVPPPVPKEPSSYDFVYHYG encoded by the exons ATGCCACCCCCGTCGGACATTGTCAAGGTGGCTGTGGAGTGGCCGGGGGCTAACGCTCAGCTGCTGGAGATTGACCAG AAGCGGCCTCTGGCGTCCATCATCAAGGAGGTCTGTGACGG GTGGTCGCTGCCCAACGCAGAGTACTACACGCTGCGCTACGCAGATGGGGCCCAGCTGTACATCACGGAGCAG ACCCGCTGTGACATCAAGAACGGGACCATCCTGCAGCTGGCTGTTTCTCCA TCCAGGGCTGCCCGCCAGCTGATGGACCGGACGCAGTCGCACAGCATGGAGGCTCGGCTGGAGGCCATGAAGGAGCTGGCTAAGCTCTCTGCAGATGTGACCTTTGCCACTGAGTTCATCAACATGGATGGCATCTCGGTGCTCACCCGCCTCGTGGAGAGCGGCACCAAGCTCCTCTCCCA CTACAGTGAGATGCTGGCATTCACCCTGACAGCCTTCCTGGAGCTCATGGACCACGGCATCATCTCCTGGGACATGGTGTCCATCAGTTTCGTCAAGCAG atcgCGGGCTACGTGAGCCGGCCAACGGTGGATGTCTCCATCCTGCAGCGCTCCTTGGCCATCCTGGAGAGCATGGTGCTCAACAGCCAGAGCCTCTACCAGAAGATTGCCGAGGAGATCACTGTGGGGCAGCTCATTGCCCACCTGCAAGT CTCAAACCAGGAGATCCAGACGTATGCCATCGCCTTGATCAACGCCCTCTTTCTGAAGGCCCCGGAGGACAAGAGGCAG GAGAAGCTCCTTAACCCGCTAGACCTGCCTTGCACT GAAATGGCCAACGcctttgctcagaagcacctgcGCTCCATCATCTTGGCA caCGTCATTCGGGGCAACCGCCCCATCAAGACGGAGATGGCCCATCAGTTGTACGTGCTGCAGGTCCTGACCTTCAACCTCCTGGAGGAGAGAATGATGACCAAAATGGACCCCAGTGACCAG GCACAGAGGGACATCATCTTTGAGCTGCGCAGGATCGCCTTTGACGCCGAGTCGGAGAGCAACAGCCTCCCTGGGGGCGGGACAGAGAAGAGGAGAGCCATGTACACCAAGGACTACAAGATGCTGGGCTTCATG AACCACATCAACCCTGCCCTGGACTTCACCCAGACCCCGCCGGGGATGCTGGCCTTGGACAACATGCTCTACCTGGCCAAGTGCCACCAGGACACCTACATCCGG ATTGTCCTGGAGAACAGCAGCCGGGAGGATAAGCACGAGTGTCCCTTTGGGCGCAGCGCCATTGAGCTCACCAAGATGCTGTGCGAGATCCTGCAGGTCGGGGAGCTGC cCAATGAAGGCCGCAATGACTACCACCCCATGTTTTTCACCCACGACCGCGCCTTCGAGGAGCTCTTTGCCATCTGCATCCAGCTGCTCAACAAGACCTGGAAGGAGATGCGGGCCACGGCGGAGGACTTCAACAAG GTGATGCAGGTGGTGCGGGAGCAGATCATGCGGGCGCTGCCCTCCAAGCCCAACTCCCTGGACCAGTTCAAGAGCAAACTGCGCAGCCTCAGCTACTCGGAAATCCTGCGCCTGCGCCAGTCGGAGCGCATGAGCCAGGACGACTTCCACTCCCCGCCCATCAT GGAGCTGCGGGAGAAGATCCAGCCGGAGATCCTGGAGCTCATCAAGCAGCAGCGCCTGAACCGCCTCTGCGAGGGGAGCAGCTTCCGCAAGATTGGGAACCGGCGGAGGCAAG AGCGGTTCTGGTTCTGCCGCCTGGCTCTGAACCACAAAGTGCTTCACTACGGGGACCTGGAGGACAACACCCAGGGGGAGGTCACATTTGAGGCTCTGCAGGAGAAGA TACCCGTTGCAGACATCAAGGCCGTCGTCACTGGGAAGGACTGTCCACACATGAAGGAGAAGGGGGCTCTGAAGCAGAACAAG GAGGCTCTGGAGTTGGCCTTTTCCATCCTGTACGATCCGGATGAGACCCTGAACTTCATAGCCCCCAACAAATATGAG TACTGCATCTGGATCGATGGCCTCAACGCCCTCCTGGGGAAGGAGATGGGCAGCGACCTGACCAAGAGCGACCTGGACACGCTGCTCAGCATGGAGATGAAGCTGCGGCTGCTGGACCTGGAGAACATCCCCATCCCCGAGGTGCCCCCACCCGTCCCCAAGGAGCCCAGCAGCTACGACTTCGTCTACCACTACGGATGA
- the ELMO2 gene encoding engulfment and cell motility protein 2 isoform X3, translating into MPPPSDIVKVAVEWPGANAQLLEIDQKRPLASIIKEVCDGWSLPNAEYYTLRYADGAQLYITEQTRCDIKNGTILQLAVSPSRAARQLMDRTQSHSMEARLEAMKELAKLSADVTFATEFINMDGISVLTRLVESGTKLLSHYSEMLAFTLTAFLELMDHGIISWDMVSISFVKQIAGYVSRPTVDVSILQRSLAILESMVLNSQSLYQKIAEEITVGQLIAHLQVSNQEIQTYAIALINALFLKAPEDKRQEKLLNPLDLPCTEMANAFAQKHLRSIILAHVIRGNRPIKTEMAHQLYVLQVLTFNLLEERMMTKMDPSDQAQRDIIFELRRIAFDAESESNSLPGGGTEKRRAMYTKDYKMLGFMNHINPALDFTQTPPGMLALDNMLYLAKCHQDTYIRIVLENSSREDKHECPFGRSAIELTKMLCEILQVGELPNEGRNDYHPMFFTHDRAFEELFAICIQLLNKTWKEMRATAEDFNKVMQVVREQIMRALPSKPNSLDQFKSKLRSLSYSEILRLRQSERMSQDDFHSPPIMELREKIQPEILELIKQQRLNRLCEGSSFRKIGNRRRQVPVADIKAVVTGKDCPHMKEKGALKQNKEALELAFSILYDPDETLNFIAPNKYEYCIWIDGLNALLGKEMGSDLTKSDLDTLLSMEMKLRLLDLENIPIPEVPPPVPKEPSSYDFVYHYG; encoded by the exons ATGCCACCCCCGTCGGACATTGTCAAGGTGGCTGTGGAGTGGCCGGGGGCTAACGCTCAGCTGCTGGAGATTGACCAG AAGCGGCCTCTGGCGTCCATCATCAAGGAGGTCTGTGACGG GTGGTCGCTGCCCAACGCAGAGTACTACACGCTGCGCTACGCAGATGGGGCCCAGCTGTACATCACGGAGCAG ACCCGCTGTGACATCAAGAACGGGACCATCCTGCAGCTGGCTGTTTCTCCA TCCAGGGCTGCCCGCCAGCTGATGGACCGGACGCAGTCGCACAGCATGGAGGCTCGGCTGGAGGCCATGAAGGAGCTGGCTAAGCTCTCTGCAGATGTGACCTTTGCCACTGAGTTCATCAACATGGATGGCATCTCGGTGCTCACCCGCCTCGTGGAGAGCGGCACCAAGCTCCTCTCCCA CTACAGTGAGATGCTGGCATTCACCCTGACAGCCTTCCTGGAGCTCATGGACCACGGCATCATCTCCTGGGACATGGTGTCCATCAGTTTCGTCAAGCAG atcgCGGGCTACGTGAGCCGGCCAACGGTGGATGTCTCCATCCTGCAGCGCTCCTTGGCCATCCTGGAGAGCATGGTGCTCAACAGCCAGAGCCTCTACCAGAAGATTGCCGAGGAGATCACTGTGGGGCAGCTCATTGCCCACCTGCAAGT CTCAAACCAGGAGATCCAGACGTATGCCATCGCCTTGATCAACGCCCTCTTTCTGAAGGCCCCGGAGGACAAGAGGCAG GAGAAGCTCCTTAACCCGCTAGACCTGCCTTGCACT GAAATGGCCAACGcctttgctcagaagcacctgcGCTCCATCATCTTGGCA caCGTCATTCGGGGCAACCGCCCCATCAAGACGGAGATGGCCCATCAGTTGTACGTGCTGCAGGTCCTGACCTTCAACCTCCTGGAGGAGAGAATGATGACCAAAATGGACCCCAGTGACCAG GCACAGAGGGACATCATCTTTGAGCTGCGCAGGATCGCCTTTGACGCCGAGTCGGAGAGCAACAGCCTCCCTGGGGGCGGGACAGAGAAGAGGAGAGCCATGTACACCAAGGACTACAAGATGCTGGGCTTCATG AACCACATCAACCCTGCCCTGGACTTCACCCAGACCCCGCCGGGGATGCTGGCCTTGGACAACATGCTCTACCTGGCCAAGTGCCACCAGGACACCTACATCCGG ATTGTCCTGGAGAACAGCAGCCGGGAGGATAAGCACGAGTGTCCCTTTGGGCGCAGCGCCATTGAGCTCACCAAGATGCTGTGCGAGATCCTGCAGGTCGGGGAGCTGC cCAATGAAGGCCGCAATGACTACCACCCCATGTTTTTCACCCACGACCGCGCCTTCGAGGAGCTCTTTGCCATCTGCATCCAGCTGCTCAACAAGACCTGGAAGGAGATGCGGGCCACGGCGGAGGACTTCAACAAG GTGATGCAGGTGGTGCGGGAGCAGATCATGCGGGCGCTGCCCTCCAAGCCCAACTCCCTGGACCAGTTCAAGAGCAAACTGCGCAGCCTCAGCTACTCGGAAATCCTGCGCCTGCGCCAGTCGGAGCGCATGAGCCAGGACGACTTCCACTCCCCGCCCATCAT GGAGCTGCGGGAGAAGATCCAGCCGGAGATCCTGGAGCTCATCAAGCAGCAGCGCCTGAACCGCCTCTGCGAGGGGAGCAGCTTCCGCAAGATTGGGAACCGGCGGAGGCAAG TACCCGTTGCAGACATCAAGGCCGTCGTCACTGGGAAGGACTGTCCACACATGAAGGAGAAGGGGGCTCTGAAGCAGAACAAG GAGGCTCTGGAGTTGGCCTTTTCCATCCTGTACGATCCGGATGAGACCCTGAACTTCATAGCCCCCAACAAATATGAG TACTGCATCTGGATCGATGGCCTCAACGCCCTCCTGGGGAAGGAGATGGGCAGCGACCTGACCAAGAGCGACCTGGACACGCTGCTCAGCATGGAGATGAAGCTGCGGCTGCTGGACCTGGAGAACATCCCCATCCCCGAGGTGCCCCCACCCGTCCCCAAGGAGCCCAGCAGCTACGACTTCGTCTACCACTACGGATGA